In a genomic window of Nocardia fluminea:
- a CDS encoding alpha/beta hydrolase family protein — protein sequence MSEQRTEIAGLESTTVATPDGATLAVRLLPQADPAAPVVLVLPAMAIKAKYYLPLVKALHAAGLTAAVLDLRAQGDSLPALGEGPGFGYRELIEVDLPAVADALRERFPQAPLHLFGHSLGGQLALLFAAAEPDRVASVTTIGTGSVYWWSFEPRRRLEVLARGLSVGAVTRLRGRWTGGGGIGPMTAGVMIDWARHLRTGGYRPTGSTRDYDRMLREFTLPVLLISLDGDPLGPESTVRFLSKRMGAAQQHRWHIDRTSGFTHIGHASWVKDSELVAPAVAAWVVEGRPPR from the coding sequence ATGAGCGAGCAACGCACCGAGATCGCGGGGCTGGAATCGACCACCGTCGCCACCCCCGACGGCGCCACCCTGGCGGTACGTCTGCTGCCGCAGGCCGATCCGGCCGCGCCGGTGGTGCTGGTCCTGCCTGCCATGGCCATCAAGGCCAAGTACTACCTGCCGCTGGTCAAGGCCCTGCACGCGGCCGGACTCACGGCCGCCGTCCTCGATCTGCGCGCGCAGGGCGACAGCTTGCCCGCGCTGGGGGAAGGTCCCGGGTTCGGTTATCGCGAGCTGATCGAGGTCGACCTGCCCGCCGTGGCGGACGCGCTGCGCGAGCGGTTCCCACAGGCGCCGCTGCACCTGTTCGGGCACAGCCTCGGCGGACAGCTCGCGTTGCTGTTCGCGGCGGCCGAACCGGATCGGGTCGCGAGCGTCACGACGATCGGCACCGGTTCGGTGTACTGGTGGTCGTTCGAACCGCGCCGGCGCCTCGAGGTGCTGGCGCGCGGACTGTCGGTCGGCGCGGTCACCCGGCTGCGCGGCCGATGGACCGGCGGTGGCGGCATCGGGCCGATGACGGCCGGCGTGATGATCGACTGGGCTCGCCACCTGCGGACCGGCGGTTACCGGCCCACCGGCAGCACCCGCGACTACGACCGGATGCTGCGCGAATTCACGCTGCCGGTGCTGCTCATCTCGCTCGACGGCGACCCGCTCGGCCCCGAGTCCACGGTGCGATTCCTGAGCAAGCGGATGGGCGCTGCGCAGCAGCACCGCTGGCACATCGACCGGACCTCGGGCTTCACTCACATCGGCCACGCGTCCTGGGTGAAGGACAGCGAACTCGTCGCGCCCGCGGTCGCGGCGTGGGTTGTCGAAGGCCGACCGCCCCGGTAG
- a CDS encoding DUF4442 domain-containing protein, which yields MAPELKTSATLGSVFEAIDPDNPDFLHLQRIVSKLVPFGTHAGTEITEIGPHRAIVEIPDEPYVLNHLRTVHAGAQFLAADIAGACAFVGALASRLSAIDTLVLRDARLSFRKPALGRIRAIGVIDPSDVATVLAAEGGRRLDVDARALMYDTAGVLVGKVALDYVCTLAPEA from the coding sequence ATGGCACCTGAACTGAAAACATCGGCCACCCTCGGTTCGGTATTCGAGGCGATCGATCCGGATAATCCCGACTTCTTGCACCTGCAGCGAATCGTGAGCAAGTTGGTCCCTTTCGGCACCCACGCCGGGACCGAGATCACCGAAATCGGTCCGCACCGCGCGATCGTGGAAATTCCCGACGAGCCCTACGTCCTCAACCATCTGCGTACCGTGCACGCGGGCGCGCAGTTCCTGGCCGCCGATATCGCCGGCGCGTGCGCCTTCGTCGGCGCGCTGGCGTCGCGGTTGTCGGCCATCGACACCTTGGTGCTGCGTGACGCTCGGCTGTCGTTCCGCAAGCCCGCCCTCGGCCGGATCCGGGCGATCGGGGTCATCGACCCGAGCGATGTCGCGACGGTGCTGGCGGCCGAGGGTGGCCGGCGACTGGATGTGGACGCGCGGGCGCTGATGTACGACACCGCGGGTGTGCTGGTCGGCAAGGTCGCGCTCGACTACGTGTGCACGCTGGCTCCGGAGGCGTGA
- a CDS encoding sugar phosphate isomerase/epimerase family protein has protein sequence MSHQVFAHTPPNGSTDGGAIPNKIGLTVNPWSGKQLLRSDFEEMREFLDEAATAGFGYAELGGCGLGVVIGGRVQRSRLAALRDALADCRLRLTLHSSWHSSGRTGNLLDTGTASAQQLGLLADLEVAAAIGAEVLVYHAGVLPSLYSDGAALTAGMATERTMLRDLADESGARGVTIAIENRAPGPAVLTRRSYGMRLDMVAEQVQQIDHPAVTMCLDVGHAYLSAGYLDYDYLAAIREVAPVVGHIHLHDNFGRMARQPDASPYELELLGEGDLHLPPGWGTIPLAEVLANSFPRDPAIIIEMRHARHYAEALDTTLRMLDVRARS, from the coding sequence TTGTCACACCAGGTATTCGCACACACGCCGCCGAACGGTTCGACCGACGGCGGCGCGATCCCGAACAAGATCGGCCTGACGGTCAATCCGTGGTCGGGAAAGCAGCTCCTGCGCTCCGATTTCGAGGAGATGCGCGAATTCCTCGATGAGGCCGCGACCGCCGGATTCGGCTATGCCGAGCTCGGTGGCTGCGGCCTCGGGGTGGTGATCGGCGGACGGGTGCAACGCTCCCGGCTGGCGGCGCTACGCGACGCGCTGGCCGATTGCCGGCTGCGGCTGACCCTGCACAGTTCATGGCATTCCTCCGGACGGACCGGCAATCTGCTCGACACCGGTACCGCGTCCGCGCAGCAACTCGGTCTGCTGGCGGATCTGGAGGTGGCCGCGGCGATCGGCGCCGAGGTGCTGGTCTACCACGCCGGGGTGCTGCCGAGCCTGTACAGCGATGGTGCGGCATTGACCGCGGGCATGGCGACCGAGCGCACGATGCTGCGCGACCTCGCCGACGAATCCGGCGCGCGTGGGGTCACGATCGCGATCGAGAACCGGGCGCCGGGTCCCGCGGTACTCACCCGCCGTTCCTACGGGATGCGCCTGGACATGGTCGCCGAGCAGGTGCAGCAGATCGATCACCCCGCGGTGACGATGTGCCTGGATGTCGGCCACGCGTACTTGTCGGCCGGATACCTCGATTACGACTACCTGGCCGCGATTCGCGAAGTCGCCCCGGTCGTCGGCCACATTCACCTGCACGACAATTTCGGTCGGATGGCTCGCCAGCCCGATGCCAGCCCGTACGAACTCGAACTCCTCGGTGAGGGCGACCTGCACCTGCCACCCGGCTGGGGCACGATCCCGCTGGCGGAAGTCCTGGCGAACTCGTTCCCCCGCGATCCGGCGATCATCATCGAGATGCGCCATGCCCGCCATTACGCGGAGGCCCTCGACACCACCCTGCGGATGCTCGACGTGCGAGCTCGTTCATGA
- a CDS encoding ABC transporter substrate-binding protein, whose product MNSHHHGRKAGWGIVLVAVTTLLAACGQNTSAPAAADDPVTITFLSYTYGQANPLGKGIEKLINDFQTANPKITVKPQSVPTADALTKLQSEVVAGNPPDVAQIGWSKVAQASQTLPLRSLEEVAGTDEWNKHMAGFVPSVLKATPVAGAKKPVAMPFMMATPVVFYNADLFTAAGLDPAQPPKTMAQLKQAAQAIKDKTEAQGVYVSAADPGKSDYLTQSLVNSAGGALVSSSGEVTVDSAPVITALSTIQDLTKSGVQPAVDFASAQSAFNSGKLGMLVTTGGGLLTLDAAAKGKFALQVAPLPAFDNLPARPTFSGSGLTIVAKDAAKAKAAWKFVQFMTNDESFKLIASQMGYLPLRTAAEASADPRLGSAVKQMADLAPYTAFPGKQSNQGVVILQDEAIEPIVLRGADPAATLRAAATKIRGLN is encoded by the coding sequence ATGAACTCGCACCACCACGGCCGTAAGGCCGGATGGGGGATCGTGCTCGTCGCGGTCACCACGCTGCTCGCAGCCTGCGGCCAGAACACCTCGGCCCCGGCCGCGGCCGACGACCCGGTGACCATCACCTTCCTGTCCTACACCTACGGACAGGCCAACCCGCTGGGCAAGGGCATCGAGAAGTTGATCAACGACTTCCAGACCGCCAACCCGAAGATCACGGTCAAGCCGCAATCGGTCCCGACGGCCGACGCGCTCACCAAACTCCAGAGCGAAGTGGTCGCGGGCAATCCGCCCGATGTCGCGCAGATCGGCTGGAGCAAGGTCGCGCAGGCCTCGCAGACGTTGCCGCTGCGGTCACTCGAAGAGGTCGCCGGGACCGACGAGTGGAACAAGCACATGGCCGGCTTCGTGCCGTCGGTACTGAAGGCGACCCCGGTCGCCGGGGCGAAGAAGCCGGTCGCGATGCCGTTCATGATGGCCACTCCGGTGGTCTTCTACAACGCCGACCTGTTCACCGCCGCCGGGCTCGATCCGGCCCAGCCGCCCAAGACGATGGCTCAGCTCAAGCAGGCCGCGCAGGCGATCAAGGACAAGACCGAGGCGCAGGGCGTATACGTCTCGGCGGCCGACCCGGGCAAGTCCGACTACCTGACCCAGTCTCTGGTCAACAGCGCCGGTGGCGCGCTGGTGTCGAGCAGCGGCGAGGTCACCGTCGACTCGGCCCCGGTGATCACGGCGCTGTCGACGATCCAGGACCTGACCAAGTCCGGCGTGCAGCCCGCGGTCGACTTCGCTTCCGCGCAAAGCGCTTTCAACTCGGGCAAGCTCGGCATGCTGGTGACCACCGGCGGCGGTCTGCTGACCCTCGACGCGGCGGCCAAGGGCAAGTTCGCCCTGCAGGTGGCGCCACTGCCCGCCTTCGACAATCTGCCCGCTCGCCCCACCTTCTCCGGCTCCGGCCTGACGATCGTGGCCAAGGACGCCGCCAAGGCGAAGGCGGCGTGGAAGTTCGTGCAGTTCATGACCAATGACGAGAGCTTCAAGCTCATCGCCTCGCAGATGGGCTATCTGCCATTGCGGACCGCGGCGGAAGCCTCGGCCGACCCGAGGCTCGGCTCGGCCGTGAAGCAGATGGCCGATCTGGCTCCCTACACCGCCTTCCCCGGCAAGCAGTCCAACCAGGGCGTCGTCATCCTCCAGGACGAGGCCATCGAACCGATCGTCCTGCGCGGCGCCGACCCGGCGGCAACTCTGCGCGCCGCCGCCACGAAGATCCGCGGACTCAACTGA
- a CDS encoding cytochrome P450 — MTTTVASQHDAESTLAELFAPDTRPDPYPVHRALRTESPLVTKGGDLVIIANYADCQQVLRDPSVRNDPKLSRLGKDHPQRPESLLFLDPPAHTRIRRLVSKAFTPRVIRASQPQIHSIVDELVEQIASKSEFDVISEFALPLPVRIMCALLGIPVEEFGDFEPAARRLGRVLDFNLVVHNDDLDDAEGARNELMNYLVNLIARRRGNLGDDLLSRLIEVEEEGEVLSEGELLATCVLLMVAGHETTANLIANGVLALLQHPQQREILAADPELGISAADEVLRYDAPIQFVMRIATRDMEVSGTAISPGTAMLVLLAAANRDPGHYPDADRFDVARGAADHLAFSAGAHFCLAAALGRAEGAAALSAFAGRVIDPVLVPGSLRYRPNVNLRGIDAMTVTHGGVRLR; from the coding sequence ATGACGACCACGGTTGCCAGCCAGCACGACGCCGAGTCGACTCTGGCCGAACTGTTCGCTCCCGATACCCGACCCGATCCGTACCCCGTCCACCGCGCCCTGCGCACCGAGTCCCCGTTGGTCACCAAAGGCGGCGATCTCGTGATCATCGCCAACTACGCCGATTGCCAGCAGGTGCTGCGTGACCCGTCGGTGCGTAACGACCCGAAGCTTTCCCGCCTCGGCAAGGATCACCCGCAACGGCCGGAGTCTCTGCTGTTCCTCGATCCGCCCGCGCACACCCGCATTCGCCGGCTCGTCTCGAAAGCCTTCACCCCCAGAGTCATCCGGGCCTCACAGCCGCAGATCCACTCCATCGTGGACGAACTCGTCGAGCAGATCGCGAGCAAGAGCGAATTCGACGTGATCTCCGAATTCGCGCTGCCCCTGCCGGTGCGGATCATGTGCGCCCTGCTCGGAATCCCCGTCGAGGAGTTCGGCGACTTCGAACCCGCCGCCCGCAGGCTGGGCCGCGTCCTCGACTTCAACCTCGTCGTGCACAACGACGATCTCGACGACGCCGAAGGCGCGCGCAACGAGCTGATGAACTACCTGGTCAACCTGATCGCCCGCAGGCGCGGCAACCTCGGCGACGACCTGCTCTCGCGGCTCATCGAGGTCGAGGAGGAGGGCGAAGTGCTCAGTGAGGGCGAGCTGCTGGCCACCTGTGTACTGCTGATGGTCGCCGGTCACGAGACCACGGCCAACCTCATCGCCAACGGTGTGCTCGCGCTGCTCCAGCACCCGCAGCAGCGCGAGATCCTGGCCGCCGACCCGGAATTGGGGATCAGTGCCGCCGACGAGGTGCTGCGCTACGACGCCCCGATCCAGTTCGTGATGCGGATCGCCACGCGCGACATGGAGGTGAGCGGCACCGCGATCAGCCCCGGCACCGCGATGCTGGTGCTGCTCGCCGCGGCCAACCGCGATCCCGGGCACTACCCCGACGCCGACCGCTTCGATGTGGCCCGCGGCGCGGCCGACCACCTCGCCTTCTCGGCCGGGGCGCACTTCTGCCTCGCCGCGGCGCTGGGCCGGGCCGAGGGCGCCGCGGCGCTGTCCGCCTTCGCCGGGCGGGTCATCGACCCGGTGCTCGTCCCGGGATCGCTGCGCTACCGGCCCAATGTGAACCTGCGTGGCATCGACGCCATGACCGTCACGCACGGCGGAGTCCGACTCCGTTGA
- a CDS encoding carbohydrate ABC transporter permease, which translates to MRRGDAIGRHLLLITAIVLMLFPVALALATSFKPVSTIFDLNPLPFPASMENYDLAVGKFPIGRLLWNTFVMAAGVTVATMLVALPAAYALVRFDTARGRGFVLAAVGISLLIPPQALIIPQFLMTAKLGWQGHTIGVIIPQLGVSALAVLLLRDHIRSVPQSLIGAAVLEGATSWEILRHVVLGVLRPALGAVAILLFISTWNEFLWPLLVMPDPEDTTIQPGLALFVGPESAQYGPMLAAAMLASLPVVVIYVLASRRIADAFLHSGVR; encoded by the coding sequence GTGCGACGCGGTGACGCGATCGGCAGACACCTGCTACTGATCACAGCCATTGTGCTGATGTTGTTCCCGGTGGCGCTGGCTTTGGCCACTTCGTTCAAACCGGTATCGACCATCTTCGACCTGAATCCCCTGCCGTTTCCGGCGAGCATGGAGAACTACGACCTGGCCGTGGGCAAGTTCCCGATCGGCAGGCTGCTGTGGAACACGTTCGTGATGGCCGCGGGCGTCACGGTCGCGACGATGCTCGTCGCCCTGCCCGCCGCGTACGCGCTGGTGCGCTTCGACACAGCGCGTGGCCGCGGTTTCGTCCTGGCGGCCGTGGGCATCTCGCTGCTGATCCCGCCGCAGGCGCTGATCATCCCGCAGTTCCTGATGACCGCGAAGCTGGGGTGGCAGGGCCACACGATCGGGGTGATCATTCCGCAGCTGGGGGTCAGCGCGCTGGCGGTGCTGCTGCTGCGCGACCACATCCGCTCGGTGCCGCAGTCGCTGATCGGCGCGGCGGTGCTCGAAGGCGCCACCTCGTGGGAGATCCTGCGGCACGTGGTGCTCGGCGTGCTGCGCCCGGCACTGGGCGCGGTGGCGATCCTGCTGTTCATCAGTACGTGGAACGAGTTCCTGTGGCCGCTGCTGGTGATGCCCGACCCGGAGGACACCACCATCCAGCCGGGTCTGGCCCTGTTCGTCGGTCCCGAGAGCGCGCAGTACGGGCCCATGCTCGCCGCGGCGATGCTGGCTTCGCTGCCGGTCGTCGTGATCTATGTCCTGGCGTCGCGACGGATCGCGGACGCCTTCCTTCATTCAGGGGTTCGGTGA
- a CDS encoding PfaD family polyunsaturated fatty acid/polyketide biosynthesis protein, with protein sequence MTISLAPPALARDDNSIYRALSELDKPVFVVRDDRGVAVTTDAGAARGARVLAAAPALRPETLGNNEFRQTHGVNFAYHAGAMANGIASAAMVVAMARTGLLASFGAAGVLPARIDEALATIAREAPGKPFACNLIHSPSENALERAIVDACLRHEVRCVEASAFLDLTPQVVRYRLAGLHRDPNGQVIARNRVIAKVSRAEVAELFLRPAPEHLVRGLLDAGEITAEQAQLAASVPMADDITGEADSGGHTDRRPLVVLLPSLLAVRERIQREYGFAQRVRVGAAGGIGTPAAAAAAFAMGASYVVTGSVNQATVEAAQSETAKRLLAAAGVADTTMAPSSDMFELGVDVQVLQRGTMFASRARRLYDTYRRYDGIAAIPAAERAEIEQRILARSFDEVWNDCLGYFRERDPEQIERAEGNPKRRMALIFRWYLGRSSGWSTAATPDRTLDYQIWCGPAMGAFNDWVAGTYLAAPANRHVAEVGLQIMHGAAFATRVSQLRAAGVRLPGRCSTYVPAPLTSIESR encoded by the coding sequence GTGACGATTTCCCTTGCACCCCCGGCGCTCGCCAGGGACGACAACTCCATCTACCGTGCGCTGTCGGAATTGGACAAGCCGGTGTTCGTGGTCCGTGACGATCGCGGTGTCGCGGTGACCACCGACGCAGGCGCCGCTCGCGGTGCGCGAGTGCTGGCAGCGGCTCCCGCGCTGCGGCCGGAAACGCTGGGCAACAACGAGTTCCGGCAGACCCACGGCGTGAACTTCGCCTACCACGCCGGTGCGATGGCCAACGGGATCGCCTCGGCCGCGATGGTGGTCGCGATGGCGCGCACCGGTTTGCTCGCCTCGTTCGGCGCCGCCGGTGTGCTGCCGGCCCGGATCGACGAGGCGCTGGCCACGATCGCGCGTGAGGCGCCGGGAAAGCCCTTCGCCTGCAACCTGATCCACAGCCCGAGTGAGAACGCGCTGGAGCGGGCGATCGTCGATGCCTGCCTGCGCCACGAGGTGCGCTGTGTGGAGGCGTCGGCCTTCCTGGACCTGACCCCGCAGGTGGTGCGCTACCGGCTGGCGGGCCTGCATCGTGACCCGAACGGTCAGGTGATCGCCCGGAACCGGGTGATCGCCAAGGTATCTCGCGCCGAGGTCGCCGAACTGTTCCTGCGCCCGGCGCCGGAGCACCTGGTGCGCGGGCTGCTCGACGCGGGGGAGATCACCGCCGAGCAGGCGCAGCTGGCGGCATCGGTCCCGATGGCCGACGACATCACCGGGGAAGCGGACTCCGGTGGTCACACCGACCGCCGTCCGCTCGTGGTGCTGTTGCCGTCGCTGCTGGCGGTGCGCGAGCGGATCCAGCGCGAATACGGTTTCGCGCAGCGGGTCCGGGTGGGGGCGGCCGGTGGTATCGGCACCCCGGCGGCCGCCGCGGCCGCCTTCGCGATGGGTGCCTCCTACGTGGTCACCGGGTCGGTCAATCAGGCCACTGTCGAGGCGGCGCAGTCCGAGACGGCGAAGCGGCTGCTCGCCGCGGCGGGCGTCGCCGACACCACCATGGCGCCCTCCTCGGACATGTTCGAACTCGGCGTCGACGTGCAGGTGCTCCAACGCGGCACGATGTTCGCGAGCCGGGCGCGGCGGCTCTACGACACCTATCGGCGCTACGACGGTATCGCGGCGATCCCCGCCGCCGAACGCGCCGAGATCGAGCAGCGGATCCTGGCTCGCTCCTTCGACGAGGTGTGGAACGACTGCCTCGGCTACTTCCGTGAGCGTGACCCCGAGCAGATCGAGCGCGCCGAGGGGAACCCGAAACGCCGGATGGCACTGATCTTCCGGTGGTATCTGGGCCGGTCCTCCGGCTGGAGCACGGCCGCGACACCCGACCGGACCCTCGACTATCAGATCTGGTGCGGGCCCGCGATGGGCGCGTTCAACGACTGGGTCGCCGGCACCTATCTGGCCGCCCCGGCGAACCGCCACGTCGCCGAGGTCGGGTTGCAGATCATGCACGGTGCGGCGTTCGCCACCCGCGTGAGCCAGTTGCGCGCGGCGGGCGTGCGGCTGCCGGGCCGCTGCTCGACCTATGTTCCTGCCCCGCTCACCAGCATCGAGTCACGATGA
- a CDS encoding carbohydrate ABC transporter permease, translating into MTLTKTPEVTPKARVVERPAATGLAWLYFSPTMLSITVWVYGPLVFTAVLSFLDWNLVSPDIEFNGLKNYETLLTEPEFGNAAWNTLKYALFVLPFATVVPCALAIALWKRPGRVSEFYRMLLFLPVVLAPVANALSWQFILDPLYGTLNQVLGFAGVEPINWLGDPATALPTVVVVTAPKVVALNTLLFGAALASLDRRTVDAARLDDATEGEITRAIILPQLRRPIVLLGLLSMVVVWPWLFTNIGVLTRGGPSNATDNVYYRLYTYGFTFFDAGTASAAAIVIALAFGLLLTVHTLLSRRFRATR; encoded by the coding sequence ATGACGCTCACCAAGACCCCCGAGGTGACGCCGAAGGCGCGCGTGGTCGAGCGCCCCGCAGCGACCGGGCTCGCCTGGCTGTACTTCTCGCCGACCATGCTCTCGATCACCGTGTGGGTCTACGGTCCGCTGGTGTTCACCGCGGTGCTCAGTTTCCTGGACTGGAACCTGGTGTCGCCCGACATCGAGTTCAACGGCCTGAAGAACTACGAAACCCTCCTCACCGAACCGGAATTCGGCAACGCGGCCTGGAACACGCTGAAGTACGCGCTGTTCGTGCTGCCGTTCGCGACGGTCGTCCCGTGCGCGCTGGCCATCGCACTGTGGAAGCGGCCGGGCCGGGTCAGCGAGTTCTACCGGATGCTGCTGTTCCTGCCGGTGGTGCTCGCGCCGGTGGCCAACGCGCTGTCGTGGCAGTTCATCCTGGACCCGCTGTACGGAACCCTCAATCAGGTACTGGGGTTCGCCGGGGTGGAACCGATCAACTGGCTCGGTGACCCGGCCACCGCGCTGCCCACGGTCGTGGTGGTGACGGCCCCGAAGGTGGTGGCGCTCAACACCTTGCTCTTCGGTGCGGCCCTGGCGAGCCTGGATCGCCGGACCGTCGACGCGGCACGCCTGGACGACGCCACCGAGGGTGAGATCACCCGCGCGATCATCCTGCCCCAGCTGCGACGCCCGATCGTGCTGCTGGGACTGCTGTCGATGGTGGTGGTGTGGCCGTGGCTGTTCACCAATATCGGCGTGCTCACCCGAGGTGGGCCGAGCAACGCCACCGACAACGTCTACTACCGGCTCTACACCTACGGTTTCACCTTTTTCGACGCGGGCACCGCCTCGGCGGCGGCCATCGTCATCGCGCTCGCCTTCGGGCTGCTGCTGACCGTTCACACTTTGCTCTCGAGGAGATTCCGTGCGACGCGGTGA
- a CDS encoding LysR family transcriptional regulator, whose protein sequence is METRHIEAFLAIADELHFGRAAARLHLTQPSLSQQLKRLERHLGVELVSRTSRVVQLTPAGEAFRADARRILGEVHSATNTVRDIAAGRMGKINIGFNGRAGQLIMPRSLAQLHAHYPNITTKLSSGRSGPQLTALTRGELDVGLLYGGASNGGSVLSRCLLQMRIGALVGQGHRWADRSSISIRELAETPCVLFNREVSPAMYDAIMTAGERAGAFPKVAEYMNDSVATEITVAARRYVGFASFISMDEPRPMGLKVVPLVDPEPVVELQVAWRVDSPNEVVQVFLDSLDSTRNFLQSTIRGKVYGEPLAS, encoded by the coding sequence ATGGAGACACGGCATATCGAGGCATTTCTTGCCATCGCTGACGAACTGCACTTCGGAAGGGCGGCCGCCAGGCTCCACCTCACGCAACCGTCACTCAGCCAGCAGCTCAAGCGCCTGGAACGCCATCTCGGCGTCGAACTGGTGTCGCGGACGTCGCGGGTGGTGCAGCTGACCCCCGCGGGTGAGGCGTTCCGCGCCGACGCGCGACGGATTCTCGGGGAGGTGCACTCGGCGACCAACACCGTCCGCGACATCGCGGCCGGCCGGATGGGCAAGATCAACATCGGCTTCAACGGCCGGGCCGGGCAGCTCATCATGCCCAGGTCACTGGCCCAATTGCACGCGCACTATCCCAATATCACCACCAAACTCAGCTCGGGTCGCTCCGGGCCGCAGCTCACCGCTCTCACCCGCGGGGAGCTCGATGTCGGACTGCTCTACGGCGGCGCGTCCAACGGCGGGTCGGTGCTGTCGCGGTGTCTGCTGCAGATGCGCATCGGCGCGCTGGTCGGGCAGGGGCACCGGTGGGCGGACCGGTCCTCGATCTCGATCCGGGAACTGGCCGAGACGCCGTGCGTGCTGTTCAACCGTGAGGTGAGCCCGGCGATGTACGACGCCATCATGACCGCGGGCGAGCGGGCGGGCGCGTTCCCGAAGGTCGCCGAGTACATGAACGATTCGGTGGCCACCGAGATCACGGTGGCGGCTCGCCGGTATGTGGGGTTCGCGTCGTTCATCAGCATGGACGAGCCGCGGCCGATGGGTTTGAAGGTGGTTCCCCTCGTCGATCCGGAACCGGTGGTGGAATTACAGGTGGCTTGGCGCGTCGACAGTCCCAACGAAGTGGTTCAGGTATTCCTGGACAGCCTCGATTCGACCAGGAATTTCCTGCAATCCACTATCCGTGGCAAGGTGTACGGGGAGCCACTGGCGAGTTGA